A DNA window from Actinomycetes bacterium contains the following coding sequences:
- a CDS encoding CbiX/SirB N-terminal domain-containing protein, giving the protein MTSGLPPLVAVAHGSRDPAAAVVTEALLAEVRRQRPGPEVVASYLDHAEPRLADALTGLARPSVVVPLLLGAAYHAGVDIPAAIREAGGTALQADVLGPDPLLLAALERRLAEVDVVAGDPSTAVVLAAAGSTDPDAVGGVRTLAREWAGRGWWAAEAAFASGAGPTVEEAVAGLRARGAERVAVAPYLLFPGLFADQVAAAGGDVTSAVLGDAPEVARLVLARYDARRGDLR; this is encoded by the coding sequence GTGACCAGCGGCCTGCCGCCGCTGGTCGCCGTGGCCCACGGCAGCCGGGACCCCGCCGCCGCCGTGGTGACCGAGGCGCTCCTCGCGGAGGTACGCCGTCAGCGACCCGGCCCGGAGGTCGTCGCGAGCTACCTCGACCACGCCGAGCCGCGGCTGGCCGACGCCCTGACGGGGCTGGCCCGGCCCTCGGTGGTGGTGCCGCTGCTGCTCGGGGCGGCCTACCACGCGGGCGTCGACATCCCGGCCGCGATCCGGGAGGCCGGCGGCACGGCGCTGCAGGCCGACGTGCTCGGCCCGGACCCCTTGCTGCTGGCCGCCCTCGAGCGGCGGCTGGCCGAGGTCGACGTGGTGGCCGGCGACCCGTCCACCGCGGTGGTCCTGGCGGCCGCCGGGTCCACCGACCCCGACGCGGTGGGCGGCGTACGCACGCTGGCGCGGGAGTGGGCCGGGCGGGGCTGGTGGGCAGCCGAAGCGGCCTTCGCCAGCGGCGCGGGGCCGACCGTCGAGGAGGCGGTCGCCGGGCTCCGCGCGAGGGGCGCTGAGCGGGTCGCCGTGGCGCCGTACCTGCTCTTCCCGGGGCTCTTCGCGGACCAGGTGGCGGCCGCGGGCGGCGACGTCACGAGTGCCGTCCTGGGCGACGCCCCCGAGGTGGCTAGGCTCGTGCTCGCCCGCTACGACGCGCGACGAGGAGACCTCCGATGA
- the cobA gene encoding uroporphyrinogen-III C-methyltransferase, translating to MSTPDYPLTLDVAGRRTLVVGGGPVAGRRATGLVTAGARVVVVAPYVCEELRDLVAAGRVEWEARDYEADDLAGAWLVHTATGDRATDDLVAAHAEADRVWCVRADDASRSAAWTPAVARTGSVTVAVTAGGDPRRARALREAIAVALDSGDLPLRHHRRAATGHVALVGGGPGDPGLITTRGRRLLAEADVVVVDRLAPRALLDGLDDDVVVVDVGKTAGHHPVPQEGINQLLVEQARAGRRVVRLKGGDPFVLGRGGEEALACIAAGVTVEVVPGVTSAISVPAAAGIPVTHRGRSRQVTIASGHEGLDWASLARLDGTLVLLMGVSGLAEATAALVRHGKPASTPVAIVESGFLPEQRTTVGTLATIAELAADRGVRPPAVVVVGSVVDLHAALAG from the coding sequence ATGAGCACACCTGACTACCCGTTGACCCTGGACGTTGCCGGCCGCCGGACACTGGTCGTCGGCGGCGGGCCGGTCGCGGGCCGGCGAGCGACCGGGCTGGTGACCGCCGGCGCCCGCGTCGTGGTCGTCGCGCCGTACGTCTGCGAGGAGCTGCGCGACCTGGTCGCGGCAGGACGCGTCGAGTGGGAGGCGCGCGACTACGAGGCCGACGACCTCGCAGGCGCCTGGCTGGTGCACACCGCGACCGGCGACCGGGCGACCGACGACCTGGTGGCCGCCCACGCCGAGGCCGACCGGGTCTGGTGCGTGCGCGCCGACGACGCGTCGCGGTCCGCGGCATGGACGCCCGCTGTCGCCCGCACCGGCTCGGTGACCGTCGCGGTCACCGCCGGCGGCGACCCGCGCCGCGCCCGGGCGCTGCGCGAGGCGATCGCCGTCGCGCTGGACTCGGGCGACCTCCCCCTGCGCCATCACCGCCGGGCCGCCACCGGGCATGTCGCACTGGTCGGTGGCGGCCCGGGTGACCCGGGGCTGATCACGACGCGCGGCCGGCGGCTGCTGGCCGAGGCCGACGTCGTCGTGGTCGACCGGCTCGCGCCTCGTGCGCTGCTCGACGGGCTGGACGACGACGTCGTGGTGGTCGACGTCGGCAAGACCGCTGGCCACCACCCGGTGCCGCAGGAGGGCATCAACCAGCTCCTGGTCGAGCAGGCCCGGGCCGGGCGGCGGGTGGTGCGCCTGAAGGGCGGCGACCCCTTCGTGCTCGGGCGCGGCGGCGAGGAGGCGCTGGCCTGCATCGCGGCCGGTGTGACCGTCGAGGTGGTGCCCGGCGTGACCAGCGCGATCTCGGTGCCCGCGGCGGCCGGCATCCCGGTCACCCATCGGGGGCGCTCGCGCCAGGTCACCATCGCCTCGGGCCACGAGGGGCTCGACTGGGCGTCGCTGGCCCGGCTGGACGGGACGCTGGTCCTGCTGATGGGCGTCAGCGGGCTGGCCGAGGCGACGGCCGCCCTGGTGCGGCACGGCAAGCCGGCCAGCACCCCGGTGGCGATCGTGGAGTCCGGGTTCCTCCCCGAGCAGCGCACCACGGTGGGCACCCTGGCGACCATCGCCGAGCTGGCCGCCGATCGTGGCGTGCGGCCGCCGGCGGTCGTCGTGGTCGGCTCCGTGGTCGACCTGCACGCCGCCCTCGCCGGGTGA